In Negativicutes bacterium, a genomic segment contains:
- a CDS encoding ATP-binding cassette domain-containing protein — MISTSNVSLRYGGRKLFDDVNIKFTHGNCYGLIGANGTGKSTFLKILTGEIEPNQGEVLITPGERLAVLKQDHFKFDEYEVMQTVIMGHARLFQIMQEKDLIYGKAEFTDGDGIKAAELEFEFDELHGWEAEPEAASLLTGLGLEESLHHKLMKELNGDEKIKILLAQALFGQPDILLLDEPTNHLDLKAIAWLENFLSNFESTVIVVSHDRHFLNKVCTHIADVDYGKIQIYNGNYDFWYHSSQLALQMQRDQNKKAEEKRKDLQDFIDRFSANASKSKQATSRKKQLEKLTIEDIKPSSRKYPYVGFKPEREAGNELLNVANLTGTMNGQMLLNQISFKLDKGDKVAFVGTNEQAQTTLFKILMNELTADSGEFKWGVTTSQAYFPKDNTEFFQNVPLNLVDWMRQFSVEQAESFIRGYLGRLLFSGEESQKEASVLSGGERVRCMLCKMMLSNANVLLLDEPTNHLDLESITSLNDGLINFSGTLLFASHDHEFVQTIANRIIEITPDGIIDRKMSYDEYLELNLHE, encoded by the coding sequence GTGATAAGTACAAGCAATGTGAGTTTAAGATACGGCGGCCGCAAATTGTTTGATGATGTGAATATCAAATTTACACATGGCAACTGTTACGGCTTAATTGGTGCCAATGGAACCGGGAAATCTACATTTCTCAAGATATTGACGGGAGAAATTGAACCAAACCAAGGTGAAGTCCTCATCACCCCCGGTGAGCGCTTAGCGGTTCTAAAACAGGATCATTTTAAATTTGATGAGTATGAAGTCATGCAAACGGTTATCATGGGACACGCAAGGCTTTTTCAAATCATGCAAGAAAAAGATCTGATCTACGGAAAAGCAGAATTCACTGATGGAGACGGAATCAAAGCTGCCGAATTGGAATTTGAATTCGATGAACTGCATGGCTGGGAGGCAGAACCGGAAGCGGCATCACTCCTGACTGGACTGGGTTTAGAAGAATCGCTGCATCACAAGCTGATGAAAGAATTGAATGGTGATGAAAAAATAAAAATCTTGTTGGCTCAGGCTTTATTTGGTCAACCAGACATCTTGCTGTTGGATGAACCAACCAACCATCTGGATCTGAAAGCGATCGCCTGGTTAGAAAATTTCCTCTCCAATTTTGAAAGCACCGTCATTGTGGTTTCACATGACCGACATTTTCTTAATAAAGTATGCACGCACATCGCCGATGTTGATTATGGCAAAATACAAATTTACAATGGTAATTATGATTTTTGGTATCATTCCAGTCAGTTAGCACTGCAAATGCAGCGTGATCAAAACAAAAAAGCGGAAGAGAAGCGCAAAGATTTACAGGATTTTATTGATCGCTTCAGCGCCAACGCCTCCAAATCAAAACAAGCCACCTCCCGAAAAAAGCAGCTGGAGAAACTGACGATTGAAGATATCAAACCTTCCTCCAGAAAATATCCTTACGTAGGTTTCAAACCTGAAAGAGAAGCCGGCAACGAACTGTTAAATGTGGCTAACCTGACGGGAACGATGAACGGCCAAATGCTTTTGAATCAGATCAGCTTTAAGCTGGATAAAGGCGATAAGGTTGCTTTTGTTGGGACGAATGAACAAGCGCAAACGACCCTGTTTAAAATTCTGATGAACGAGCTGACGGCAGACAGTGGTGAATTCAAATGGGGGGTAACAACTTCCCAAGCTTACTTCCCCAAGGACAATACCGAGTTCTTTCAAAACGTTCCGCTCAATCTTGTTGATTGGATGCGTCAGTTTTCCGTGGAACAGGCAGAAAGCTTCATCAGAGGCTATCTGGGCAGATTATTGTTTTCCGGCGAAGAATCTCAAAAAGAAGCAAGCGTTCTTTCCGGCGGCGAGCGAGTCCGCTGTATGCTATGCAAGATGATGCTCAGCAATGCCAATGTTCTCCTACTGGATGAGCCGACCAATCATCTGGATCTGGAATCGATCACCTCACTCAACGATGGCTTGATTAACTTTTCTGGCACTCTCCTTTTTGCCTCACATGATCATGAATTTGTGCAAACTATTGCCAACCGCATCATTGAAATTACGCCGGATGGCATCATCGACAGAAAAATGTCTTATGATGAATATTTGGAATTGAATCTACATGAATAA
- a CDS encoding DNA alkylation repair protein, translating to MIHLINAKKAVINLFDIVREAGNRIQSASISPHLTIGSIRAISFSLYQVLEDKSLGHVLALCEQLLNEREWAFGIIAYDWAYRIRNSYDTNTFSVFESWLMHYVSDWSDCDDFCTHAFGSLLSQNNNLFESVLKWTEHPKFSVRRAAAVVLIYPIKHQKYHGFNPFLISDLLRNDSHYLVLKGYGWMLKVFSQVEPKAVYEYLLINKPQMPKIAFRYAAEKFSSEQKYQLMKH from the coding sequence ATGATCCATCTTATTAACGCAAAGAAAGCAGTGATCAATTTGTTTGATATCGTAAGAGAAGCCGGAAACAGAATTCAGAGTGCATCGATCAGTCCGCACTTAACAATAGGCAGCATACGGGCGATCTCTTTCTCTCTCTATCAGGTGTTAGAGGACAAGAGTTTGGGTCATGTCTTAGCGCTCTGTGAACAGCTGCTAAACGAGCGTGAATGGGCGTTCGGCATCATTGCCTATGATTGGGCCTACAGAATCCGAAATTCCTATGACACTAATACTTTCTCTGTCTTTGAATCCTGGCTGATGCATTATGTCTCCGATTGGAGTGATTGTGATGATTTCTGTACGCATGCTTTTGGTTCTTTGCTGAGCCAAAACAATAATTTATTCGAATCCGTATTAAAATGGACGGAGCATCCTAAGTTTAGTGTCAGGCGTGCCGCCGCTGTGGTCTTGATCTATCCGATTAAACATCAGAAATATCATGGTTTTAACCCTTTCCTCATTTCCGATCTGTTAAGGAATGATTCACACTATCTCGTATTAAAAGGTTATGGCTGGATGCTCAAGGTATTCTCTCAGGTTGAACCGAAAGCTGTCTATGAATATTTACTCATAAACAAACCCCAAATGCCCAAAATCGCTTTTAGATATGCTGCGGAAAAATTCAGCAGTGAACAAAAATATCAACTTATGAAGCACTAA
- a CDS encoding GGDEF domain-containing protein yields MERHIIEFLNSPALFAKISDLTRIVDPLQKTVTEYKDRVAVIDEAHCFDFWDKNKICDNCISMRAFNDNITYTKIEYTRDKTYLITAVPYHLTDRRIVIELLKDITQSVLYDVGTDTVLEQIGIHALIDNLNKLAFSDSLTGLYNRRFLMEKLPVDLLNSILSAAELSIIMVDIDHFKKINDTYGHLGGDHILKHVAATLSGCLTGTSDWIARFGGEEFVICMPGVNLEAAKATAESMRELLEHSGIRYQEAEFSVTASFGISNLKSAGQESAEDLIRRADEKLYLAKSKGRNRVEF; encoded by the coding sequence ATGGAACGACATATCATCGAATTTTTGAACAGCCCTGCGCTATTTGCTAAAATCAGTGATCTCACACGCATTGTTGATCCGCTGCAAAAAACGGTGACCGAATATAAAGATCGCGTGGCTGTGATTGACGAAGCGCACTGTTTTGATTTCTGGGACAAAAACAAAATTTGTGACAACTGCATTTCTATGAGGGCTTTTAATGATAATATAACCTATACAAAAATCGAATACACAAGAGATAAGACATACTTGATTACCGCGGTTCCGTATCATTTAACCGACAGAAGAATTGTTATCGAGCTGCTCAAGGACATTACCCAAAGTGTCCTTTATGATGTTGGTACGGACACTGTTTTGGAGCAGATCGGAATTCACGCGCTGATCGATAATCTGAACAAACTTGCTTTTAGTGATTCATTAACCGGCCTTTATAATCGTCGATTTCTCATGGAAAAACTTCCGGTTGATTTACTGAATTCGATTTTATCAGCTGCGGAATTATCGATTATAATGGTTGATATCGATCATTTTAAAAAAATTAACGATACATACGGTCATCTTGGCGGAGACCATATACTGAAACATGTCGCTGCAACTTTATCCGGTTGTTTGACCGGAACCAGCGACTGGATCGCTCGATTTGGAGGGGAAGAATTTGTGATTTGTATGCCGGGGGTCAATCTTGAGGCGGCAAAAGCAACTGCGGAATCCATGCGCGAATTACTGGAACACTCCGGCATTCGCTATCAGGAAGCAGAATTTAGCGTCACTGCCAGTTTTGGAATTTCTAATTTAAAATCGGCAGGACAGGAGAGCGCCGAGGATTTGATCAGGCGTGCTGATGAAAAATTATACTTAGCCAAAAGCAAGGGGCGAAACAGGGTTGAGTTCTAA